CTGAGGAAGGGAAAGACCTCTTCTTTCATCAGAGTCAGCTCGAAGGTGTGGACTATTCTTCCCTCAAGGAAGGCCAAGAGGTAGAATACGAGGCTGGCACGGGGCGTAGTGGTCGCCCTGAGGCTGCCAAGGTGAAGCTACGATCACCCCAAGACTGAATAGCACTCACTATAACCATCACCCCGTAGAACCTCAGCCAATCCCCCTTTCCATCCAAGCTGAGGTTGGTTGGTACAATGGTGGCAGGCGGGTCACACCAAGGAGAAGGTGCTAGAAGAAATGGAGGACAGATGGATAGCATCCTGGACGTGATTGTCTCACGAAGGAGTGTCAGGAAGTGGAAATCCGATGCCGTTTCCGATGCGGACATCAAAGATGTGCTGGAAGCGGCAATGAATGCCCCATCAGCGGTGAATGAGCAAGCATGGCAGTTCGTTCTGCTGAGCGGAAGAGTCCTTGAAGACTTTCTCAAAATCAATGGGAACACTGCCAAGGGCGCACCTGTGGGGATCCTTGTTTGTGGCGATAAGAAGCTGGACAAGCTCGGCGGATTCTATCTGCATGACTGTTGTGCTGCCACACAGAACATTCTTCTCTCGGTTCATGCAAAGGGACTGGGAGGAGTCTGGACTGCTGTCTTCCCCAACGCTATTCCGGAAGTGCGCAAGCTACTGAATCTGCCAGACCATGTCATTCCAATCTCCTTTGTTCCCTTCGGATACCCCGTCTCAGAGCGGCCCAAACCGACTAGTCGATACGACGAAGCGAAAGTGCACAGAAATCGCTGGTAGGCCCCCCGGGTGTGGTGCTTAGCAGAACTTCAGCCTATTCCCACCTTTGTATCCAGGCTGGGGTTGGGGTGGTACCGAGAAGATTCTGCTGATGCTGCAGTTCTATGAAGCACCCTTGAGCTAACCTGCGTACGCCGCTCTCTCAGTGGGGCGTAGTGCCGTATGGATATGGTTGCATCTCTCGAAGCAGTTCAATACCTTTAGCGTAGAGCTTGTCCAGGAGTTCATTCAGACTCGCAAGTTCCTTGCTTGAGAGGCAGGAGGTGACATTCCTGACGGTTCGCACATTCACTTGACGCTTGAAGGACTCCTCGCCTTTCTTGGTCAATGACACTCTGACCAGGTTCTTCCTCTTCAAGTCCTTGGTCTTCTTCACGAGGCCTTGCGCTTCCATGCGGCTCAGAAGCCCGGAGAGGGTGTGGGGCTCCTTATAAATCAGGCGTGACAGCTTAGAGGGTGTTAGCGGCCCCTCGACTGTCTTCAGGAAGTATATGACTGCCGCCTGAGGAAGCGAAAGGCCAGCTTGGCCTAGCTCCAGCTCTCTGGCCCTTTCCAGGATCGTGTAGGTTACGACCAGGCGTTCCCACGTTTTCTCGTTCCCATTCATCTGTGCAGCATCTTTCACTCTATTCCTCCATGTAATTTTTGTTACATTGTCCAATATTCTACATCGATTTGGGCAATTGTCCAACCAGGCAGCACAACACCAGGAGCATGAGGATGATCTCAAGCCCTACGAGATGACACTGAAGTGAGAGGGGTGCCTCAGCCCGGCTTCGCGCATGCGCCGAATGAGCAGACCTAGACTGGCCAACCCGACAGCAATCAAGCCGATGAACTCAATGCCGACCCAACGGATTGATATGCGACCGGTCAAAGACCCCAGTATGTCCCACGCGGCGTGTAGCAGGACGGCAGCCAGGAATGCGCTGGCTATTGACCAGTTCAGAACGCTGTGACCCGCCCGTTGCCGCTCCCGCCACATGACGGCACACACGAGGCCCGTCCAGGCCCCGTGCCCGACGGGAGAGACCAGCGCCCGGACAAGGAGCGTTTCCTGAAGGGAGCCGATACTCCCCTGAGACTGCAGAAAAGCTGTGAGGCCATGCCCCATGCTCTCCAGAGCGGCGAATCCCATGCCGCTGGCGACGCCGAAGAGCAACCCATCAGCTTCCGAACGGTAGCGGCCGCGTAGATACACTGCGACTGGAATGATTAGTTTGGCACTTTCCTCGATCACGCCCACACCGAGCAACTGAAGGAATCCCAGTTTGCGCAGCGTTGCATACTCAACCAGTCCGGCCACAATCAGTCCCACTGCGCCACTCAGGAAGACTATGACGGCGATGGTTGGTACGGGGACATTCTTCACTTGAACACGCTGGTAAACATAGATCACAAACGTCACGGGCACGAGGGAGGCACCGAGGAGAATTACGGTTGGCAGGAGGTTGGGGTTACTTGTGACGACCAGCGCTGCGTCCATAGCTGCGAAAAGAGCAAACCCGCCAGCAAGCGCCAGGAACCACGTGTGTCTTACGAACTCAAGCCGTCTGAACACAATGCATCACTCTCCATGGGTCAACATCCATCTAGTCTCTCCCTCAACACTCTCAGATTCACGACATCCTCTCTGTTGTACTCCAGCAGCAGATCCAGGGCGGTCTGATCGCCGTCGATTTTGTATTTCCACCAGAGCAGCACCGCCTGAAATCCGCCAATGGTCGTTAGTCGCCTCGGGATGCCCAGTTGTTGCTCTACGGCTTTAAAACCGCCGTAGAGATTGTTCCGCCAACAGTCGTACATCAGATCATGGTGGTGGAATTGGGTCGAAAGGCTTACGTCTAAGCGGGCCTTTATGAAGGGAAGGTCAAAGCGCTTGCCGTTGTAGGTGAAAATGGTATCTACTCCGTCCAGCGCTTTGAGGAGTCTCTCTCTGGTTACCTCCTCGCCTACCAGTTGCACAAACCTGGGAGTACTCCCCCCAACGACGTAGATGCCGACGACTGTTACGTCGTCAAAGTACGGAGATAGGCCAGTAGTTTCGATATCCAGGTAGGCTTCGGTCATTGGTTCGGCCAGTCCCTTCTTTCGTTGCCCATCAACTCAGAATATAGCAGACAGGAGAGTGGGTTGAGAAGTCCCTTCGAAGAGGTTGTGAGTGACGGCTGGACGTGCCCTCTTCACCTTGTTGCGACTGGCACTTGCTCTCGCTCCAGAGAAATCCCTGCCCCAAGACAGAAACGGTTTGAGATGGAGGACTCTTTTTGTATCCAAGCTGAGGATGAGTGGTATAATCTCCTCGTGACCATGTCCTGCTAGTATGGACACGATGCCTCAAAGGGTGTTGCCAAAGTCAGAAGAGCAGGTAGAGGCAGTGATGAAAGGAAAGGAGTCCCTGATGCGAAGAAGACTAGTGAGGATAAGAGTAATAGACGACATTATCAAGTTGCTTATTGTCTTCAGCCTGGTGGGGCTTCCTATTGTGGCCTTCAGCTCATGTAGCTCAGCACAGACTATAGTGGATCCTTCAGGGAATAAGACTACTGAGGTGAGAGACTTAGAAAGCTTCAACAGTGTAGAACTTACAGTGCGTGGAACATTAGTTATTGAGCAGGGTGACAAGGATTCCATAAGCATAGAAACATATAAAAACCTGATGACTCTGGTTACAACCAATGTTTCTTCTGGCAAATTGACCATTGGTTTCAAAGAGGGCTATGGGGTTGGATACAGCGAGGGGGATATGGACTTTCGTCTAATGGCAAAAGACTTGAACAGCATCTCTAATAGTAGTCTTGGTTCAATAGCTGCTAGTGGTTTACACACCGAGGGTCTGGAGATGGATCTGACTAGTTACGGGGATATCAGTATTGACAATCTTGTTGTCGAAGGGAACCTGGTGATCAACTCGAGTGGTTTTGGGGACATGACTACTGATAACCTTGTGGTGACAGAGGGCTTGCAGATCAATTCGAACCGTATTGGCGGAGTGACGATTCAGAACCTTGTAGCCAAGGAGATTACCACTGAGATCACTGATTTGGGCATTGTCAGCCTGTCAGGCAAAGCAGATAAACAGACAATTACTAGTAGGGGTGTTGGCGTTTACGAAGCTGAAGGGCTTGAAAGTACTGAATGTACGGTGGAGATTAATGCCACCACTTTCCATACAGATTCTCCAGAGTGCAGGGTTAGTCTTAATGTGAGTGACAGCTTGGATGTCAGGCTTAATGGAGATGTGGACGTCTGCTATAAGGGAAACCCTCAAGTGACAGAGGAAGTATCTGGCAACGGTAGTGTAAAGAGAATCGAATAGATCTGGTCGAGTCCGCCTCTTTATTGCCGTCTAGCCTTGCCCCAGTGTGGCTTTGTTGAACGTCAAACTATTCTTATAGACTGGTGCCGAGGAGCAGAGTCGAACTGCTGACTGGAGTCAGACTGGTAGTTGAAGTGCCCGAAATGCTTCAAGCAATGGTGAATGATGGGTGATGCCCTGTTGCTGGGGGAAGAGGCATATTGTGAGTGCAGTCTGAATCCGTCACTGACGTTTGGCTGACCTTGAAGCTGATGCCTCGATTCTTGTCGCTAGCATTGCGAGTGGCATTTGCACCTGCTCCATTGGTTTCTGTGCCCCAAGACAGAAGCTCTTGGGATGCGAATAGTAAAAACAGCGGTTTTCAAATGGGGATGTTGTCATTGGAGTGTGGAAAGGCTACAAATGAGGGCAGATAAAGACTAAATAACCTTCATCTTCGGTCTTCTCCAAATTACCTCAGCGGAGTTGGGCTCTCTGGAATGAGTCGTCTGTCTAGCTTAGTCTGAAGAAACCGTATTTCCCTCTCCCTTCAGGGGGATAGACATGAACGCTGACTTTACCCTCTGCTCATAGTCTGGGTCTTCTCTGAGCTCCCTGAACAGAGGCCATTGAGCAAAATAGTCTTCTTCCATTTCATCCACGATGATTGCATTAGGGAGATTAGCGTAGAAGCCATCCCTGTCACTCTCTAGTGCACAAAGTGCCAGCTTATACATTGGACTGAGCGTGGACATGTCATATGTGGCAAGCTGTTTCTGTAATTCACTGGTTCTATTCTGCCACTTGAGGGATTGGCAGTAGTTCACATCTAACCCTAGACGAACGGCTCCGTCTGAAATCTTTTGTTGCTTGCCAAACAGACAAATTCGTTCCGCAGCATTCCATTGTTGCTTACAGAGCGCATCGTAACAGTCTGCGAGCAGAGTGCCGTCAGCAGACCTAATATCATCCTTTCTCCAATGCCGCCAGCAAGATTGAAGCAATACAACTCCTGCTAGATAGATCTCGTTGAAGACCCCTGAGAAGTAGTCTTCCGTTACACCAATCTGCTTGCCTTCCCTCAAATCCTTTGGTTTCTCAGGGGCAATCGAAATGTCAGCGTTTTTCAAATAGAACCTGTTAATCTTGCTGTTGTTATGAACTATTAGGTTTCTTCGCTCTATTGCCTCGTTGATTCTGTGCCAATTCACGATGTCCTCTTGAAGTTCAATGCCAAGCCGTTGTTTAAGGTATTTCTTTTGAGTCTCCAGGTTGTCCCGCAAAACCTTGTCTACTTCCTTGTTTACGACGCAATTCATTGCTTCAGTCAGATCACTACAAAGCCGTAGTTCGTCTAATCTCAGACATAGGTCTTTTTCAGAATCAGAAAGGCTCTCTGGGTAGCTCTGGTAGTAACAGTGAATCAAGTCAGACACTAGAAAATCAAAGTAGCTCAGCAACATAACAAGCGAACTCTTATATAGTAGGTCAATCTGCGTAGCAGTAAGAAGAGGGATCTTACTTGTGATTTGAAGAAGTTTTGCGTACGATCTATGGTCTATTATGATCTTGACGCCGTCTTGGGCTCCTTTCTTTGGTTTAACCTTGCTTTTGGAGCTTTCAGGTTCGGCTGTTTCCTGCTTTATGGCATTTCCCCTGATGAGTTCCTCCAATGTTTCCAACACTTTGTCTGACGTTGCTTTGTCGTACTCTTTGGCTATGGGAGCGACCCTGCCCACAAATATCTCTAAGCTCTCTAGATTTGACCTGAAGGCACCGTGGATGTCTCTTGGGCCATGTGGTTTTGATCCTTGCTTCTTTCCTTTTGTTCTTCCCTTACTTGTTCCCTCAGTCTTCGCTCCCACTTGCACTTGCCTCCTTTCGCATCCGTCCAAAAGCCAGGGTGGTTTGCTGACAACGACATTGAATCGTATCGTGGTCTTGGACAACAGATTGTAACATATGAGTTATACCTGATCAATGATCATATTGGTGCATAGGTATGGACTCTTCCAAATATCCTACTGCAATTGAAACAGCCCTCTAAGCCTCCTTCATACAATCTCCAGACCGAAGACAGAATCGATTTGAGGCGGAGGACTGTCTTTGTGTCCAAATTGGGGTTAGTGCTGCGATCGTGATAAGTCTATACTGTGTCGTATCATGTGTAACAGATCATCGCTCTTGACTCTATCCCTAACCCCATTGTATCATCTGCACTGCGATCACAGAATAAGATGAATGTTGGGCATGGCATAGAATGAATAATATATCGTCTAAGCACGGCATTGAGCATTTGAGAGCCTCTGACTGGGGCGATTTCGTAGCGTTCATAGATTCAAAATTGCTGTTTCCTCAGTATGTATGGAGAGGGCAACGTGATTCAACTTGGCTCTTGGAACCAACCCTAGATAGGGTTCTTAGAAGGCTGGGCAAAGCAGGAGACACAAAAGCAGCTAATGAACATTTGTTGCGGTTCACGTATGCAACCCGAGGTCGTCGTGGCAGTAATCCCCCCGGAATGGCAAGTGAGAATGATTGGTGGGCCCTAGGTCAACATCATGGCCTAGCCACTCCACTTTTGGATTGGACTGAATCCCCCTTTGTAGCGGCGTTCTTCGCATATGAATCAAACGAACCAAGCTCTAGAGGACGTCGCATGGTTTTTGGAGTCTCTAAAACTGCAGCTGAGCGCAAATCCAAGGAGATAGCCAAGCATCACACGGGAAGTACCCGCCCACCAATA
The sequence above is a segment of the Chloroflexota bacterium genome. Coding sequences within it:
- a CDS encoding cold shock domain-containing protein; protein product: EEGKDLFFHQSQLEGVDYSSLKEGQEVEYEAGTGRSGRPEAAKVKLRSPQD
- a CDS encoding nitroreductase family protein codes for the protein MDSILDVIVSRRSVRKWKSDAVSDADIKDVLEAAMNAPSAVNEQAWQFVLLSGRVLEDFLKINGNTAKGAPVGILVCGDKKLDKLGGFYLHDCCAATQNILLSVHAKGLGGVWTAVFPNAIPEVRKLLNLPDHVIPISFVPFGYPVSERPKPTSRYDEAKVHRNRW
- a CDS encoding MarR family winged helix-turn-helix transcriptional regulator; this translates as MKDAAQMNGNEKTWERLVVTYTILERARELELGQAGLSLPQAAVIYFLKTVEGPLTPSKLSRLIYKEPHTLSGLLSRMEAQGLVKKTKDLKRKNLVRVSLTKKGEESFKRQVNVRTVRNVTSCLSSKELASLNELLDKLYAKGIELLREMQPYPYGTTPH
- a CDS encoding PrsW family glutamic-type intramembrane protease, with product MFRRLEFVRHTWFLALAGGFALFAAMDAALVVTSNPNLLPTVILLGASLVPVTFVIYVYQRVQVKNVPVPTIAVIVFLSGAVGLIVAGLVEYATLRKLGFLQLLGVGVIEESAKLIIPVAVYLRGRYRSEADGLLFGVASGMGFAALESMGHGLTAFLQSQGSIGSLQETLLVRALVSPVGHGAWTGLVCAVMWRERQRAGHSVLNWSIASAFLAAVLLHAAWDILGSLTGRISIRWVGIEFIGLIAVGLASLGLLIRRMREAGLRHPSHFSVIS
- a CDS encoding ribonuclease H-like domain-containing protein; translated protein: MTEAYLDIETTGLSPYFDDVTVVGIYVVGGSTPRFVQLVGEEVTRERLLKALDGVDTIFTYNGKRFDLPFIKARLDVSLSTQFHHHDLMYDCWRNNLYGGFKAVEQQLGIPRRLTTIGGFQAVLLWWKYKIDGDQTALDLLLEYNREDVVNLRVLRERLDGC
- a CDS encoding DUF2807 domain-containing protein, with the translated sequence MRRRLVRIRVIDDIIKLLIVFSLVGLPIVAFSSCSSAQTIVDPSGNKTTEVRDLESFNSVELTVRGTLVIEQGDKDSISIETYKNLMTLVTTNVSSGKLTIGFKEGYGVGYSEGDMDFRLMAKDLNSISNSSLGSIAASGLHTEGLEMDLTSYGDISIDNLVVEGNLVINSSGFGDMTTDNLVVTEGLQINSNRIGGVTIQNLVAKEITTEITDLGIVSLSGKADKQTITSRGVGVYEAEGLESTECTVEINATTFHTDSPECRVSLNVSDSLDVRLNGDVDVCYKGNPQVTEEVSGNGSVKRIE
- a CDS encoding FRG domain-containing protein gives rise to the protein MNNISSKHGIEHLRASDWGDFVAFIDSKLLFPQYVWRGQRDSTWLLEPTLDRVLRRLGKAGDTKAANEHLLRFTYATRGRRGSNPPGMASENDWWALGQHHGLATPLLDWTESPFVAAFFAYESNEPSSRGRRMVFGVSKTAAERKSKEIAKHHTGSTRPPIVECVEPFSDDNPRLVNQRALFTRSPSGMDLEEWVVANFPEDEKKVRLRKIELPETERETALRSLNRMNINHASLFPDLYGASKFANLNLEVEKY